In a genomic window of Helianthus annuus cultivar XRQ/B chromosome 10, HanXRQr2.0-SUNRISE, whole genome shotgun sequence:
- the LOC110886410 gene encoding F-box/FBD/LRR-repeat protein At1g13570-like, whose protein sequence is MKAKRPTKAQRLSSTTINTLPQTIIENILCLLPIQEAARTSILSREWRYKWTTIPKLEFGSSTLSKGKNKEKLPSDIASARKKNMDERCKLFNAIHQVLLMRQGPIHEFIFNPIGTYNCFELDQIVFHLSRNHTVKKLTLAFDYISPYKLPLCAFSLHQLTDLYLSFVNLDHQPIVSGFGSLRSLCLMNVWISSKALLRLLSNCPSLKRFTLQGFISHKDCTIIELFDCLHVIEDLTIYGYNARQLVLDSVPEELPTSLIHLKYFCFKEMSLDVDGLLTFLAVLLKCSPNLEHIVLEVAELEYNDENEIYYGILEKYSDVWMEHLKELVIYNFNNLKPSMEFVKFIISRSPKLKKVLLIVDDKDEELEMLKVLLQAPCASPVEIVVK, encoded by the exons ATGAAAGCTAAACGTCCGACTAAAGCTCAACGATTGTCGTCGACTACAATCAACACACTCCCTCAAACCATAATAGAAaacatcctatgtcttttaccaattCAAGAGGCAGCACGGACAAGTATCCTCTCTAGGGAATGGAGGTACAAGTGGACCACTATTCCCAAACTTGAGTTTGGTTCGTCTACTTTGTCCAAAGGAAAAAACAAAGAGAAGCTACCATCTGACATAGCAAGTGCACGGAAAAAAAACATGGACGAAAGGTGTAAACTTTTCAATGCTATACACCAAGTTCTGTTAATGCGCCAGGGTCCAATACACGAGTTCATCTTTAACCCGATCGGAACCTACAACTGTTTTGAACTTGATCAAATAGTATTTCATTTGTCAAGGAACCATACTGTCAAGAAATTAACACTTGCGTTTGATTATATATCTCCGTATAAGTTACCCTTATGTGCCTTCTCTTTGCATCAGTTAACAGACCTATATCTCAGTTTTGTTAATCTTGACCATCAACCAATAGTCAGTGGATTTGGTAGCCTTAGAAGCTTATGCTTGATGAATGTATGGATCTCTTCAAAAGCTCTTCTTCGTCTATTATCAaattgtccatcacttaagaGGTTCACTTTG CAAGGATTTATCAGTCATAAAGATTGCACAATTATTGAGCTTTTTGATTGTCTACATGTGATTGAAGATCTGACTATTTATGGGTACAATGCCCGTCAG CTTGTTCTAGACTCGGTTCCAGAAGAGCTTCCAACCTCACTAATCCACCTCAAATACTTTTGTTTCAAAGAAATGTCTCTAGATGTCGATGGTCTTTTAACTTTTCTTGCTGTTTTGCTCAAATGTTCCCCAAACTTGGAGCACATTGTGCTAGAG GTTGCTGAACTGGAGTATAATGATGAAAATGAGATATATTATGGTATATTGGAAAAATACTCAGATGTTTGGATGGAGCATCTGAAGGAATTGGTGATTTATAATTTTAACAACTTGAAGCCTTCAATGGAGTTTGTGAAGTTTATCATCTCCAGGTCTCCAAAGTTGAAGAAGGTGTTGTTGATAGTTGATGACAAGGATGAAGAGTTGGAGATGTTAAAAGTTCTCTTACAGGCCCCATGCGCATCACCGGTAGAAATTGTTGTAAAGTAG
- the LOC118483214 gene encoding F-box/FBD/LRR-repeat protein At1g13570-like, with the protein MKWLVLDSIPEELPTSLIHLKHFRIYEMCFAEHHGLTFLAVLIKCSPIFEKLELEIDIGHNYCYENETCSGILEKYSDVRLEHLKEMEIQCFSNLKREMEFVKFILGTSPVAS; encoded by the exons ATGAAGTGGCTTGTTCTAGACTCCATTCCAGAAGAGCTTCCAACGTCACTAATTCACCTCAAACACTTTCGTATTTACGAAATGTGTTTCGCTGAACACCATGGATTAACTTTTCTTGCTGTTTTGATCAAATGTTCCCCAATCTTCGAGAAACTTGAGCTAGAG ATTGATATAGGGCATAATTATTGTTATGAAAATGAGACATGCTCTGGTATATTGGAAAAATATTCAGATGTTCGGTTGGAGCATCTGAAGGAAATGGAGATTCAATGTTTCAGCAACTTGAAGCGCGAGATGGAGTTTGTAAAGTTTATCTTGGGGACGTCACCTGTCGCATCTTGA
- the LOC110883219 gene encoding chitinase CLP-like gives MTAYDYVNEQYLHSNFLIDIDAPFIWHDCIVQWNIYPGSCPPNTLCTYAVSCVDYQCTTFRTSYSYKNPSCPLETNTSSFPGWGDCTCSVNVFNPVTGSCNQTLINYDDFTVNVSDGRKIFSGLYDAHPYAACAPHSTFASFPSNVSGVMAFSSSPYAFPAYFYQPLKKTLALCLPSKPSVPGVLFFGTGPYYLLPQSNVDVRSYLSYTPLVTQPDSFGYFISVNSIVIKKRSINVPANTTTKLSTTDPYTTLRTDIYNGVVRRFTKVTKQLRPAKPVAPFSLCFSASTVGLKVPDIDFSLPDGKKWTVSTANSIKQITNEVACLAFVDGGATSEPAIVIGTFQFEDNFLEFDLENSTFGFSSSLLRKQTSCANFNFTLTDGP, from the coding sequence ATGACAGCCTATGACTATGTAAACGAGCAATACTTGCATTCAAACTTCCTTATAGACATCGATGCTCCCTTCATATGGCACGACTGCATCGTGCAATGGAACATTTATCCAGGCAGTTGCCCCCCCAACACGCTCTGCACATACGCTGTTTCTTGCGTAGATTATCAATGCACAACTTTTCGAACGTCTTACTCTTATAAGAATCCTTCTTGCCCTCTAGAAACCAACACTTCTTCGTTCCCTGGTTGGGGTGACTGTACATGCTCAGTCAACGTGTTTAACCCTGTGACTGGTTCGTGTAACCAAACCCTTATCAACTACGACGATTTCACAGTGAACGTAAGTGACGGTAGAAAAATCTTCAGTGGTTTATATGATGCACACCCTTATGCAGCATGTGCTCCTCATTCAACATTTGCATCATTTCCTTCAAATGTTTCTGGTGTCATGGCGTTTTCTTCCTCGCCTTACGCCTTCCCAGCTTACTTCTATCAACCCCTCAAAAAAACGTTAGCTCTATGTCTTCCAAGCAAGCCATCTGTCCCCGGGGTTCTATTCTTTGGAACCGGTCCTTATTACCTTCTTCCCCAATCGAATGTCGATGTAAGGAGTTATCTTTCTTATACTCCGTTGGTAACGCAACCAGATTCTTTTGGATACTTTATCAGTGTCAATAGCATTGTAATTAAAAAGAGATCTATCAATGTTCCGGCAAACACAACTACCAAGCTTAGTACAACTGACCCTTACACGACACTCAGAACCGATATCTATAATGGTGTGGTTAGGAGGTTTACAAAGGTTACAAAACAATTACGTCCTGCAAAGCCAGTCGCCCCCTTCAGCCTTTGTTTCAGCGCCTCCACTGTTGGCTTGAAAGTTCCTGATATCGATTTCAGCCTCCCGGATGGGAAGAAGTGGACTGTATCCACTGCTAACTCTATTAAGCAGATTACAAACGAGGTGGCGTGTTTGGCGTTTGTTGACGGTGGTGCAACGAGTGAGCCTGCAATCGTGATCGGGACGTTTCAGTTTGAGGACAACTTTCTAGAATTTGATTTAGAGAATTCGACTTTTGGGTTTAGTTCGTCGTTGCTACGTAAGCAGACGTCTTGTGCAAACTTCAACTTTACACTTACCGACGGCCCTTAA
- the LOC110883220 gene encoding chitinase CLP-like: protein MFLLLQLLVIVLGFISHEHEVMAAYVPPYTSIVVPVNKHTDAAKPLYSVEIMTAYDYVNDQYLHSNFLIDIDAPFIWHDCIVQWNIYPGSCPNNTLCTYAVSCVDYQCTTFRTSYSYKNPSCPLETNTSSFPGWGDCTCSVNVFNPVTGSCNQTLINYDDFTVNVSDGRKIFSGLYDAHPYAACAPHSTFASFPSNVSGVMAFSSSPYAFPAYFYQPLKKTLALCLPSKPSVPGVLFFGTGPYYLLPQSNVDVRSYLSYTPLVTQPDSFGYFISVDSIVIKKRSINVPANTTTKLSTTDPYTTLRTDIYNGVVRRFTKVTKQLRPAKPVSPFGLCFSTSTAGLKVPDIDFSLPDGKKWTVSTANSIKQITNEVACLAFVDGGATSEPAIVIGTFQFGDNFLEFDLENSTFGFSSSLLSKQTSCANFNFTLTDGP, encoded by the coding sequence atgttTTTGCTTCTTCAACTACTCGTTATCGTTCTAGGTTTCATCTCTCATGAACATGAGGTTATGGCTGCGTATGTGCCGCCATACACATCCATAGTAGTTCCGGTTAACAAACATACCGATGCTGCTAAGCCTCTCTATAGCGTTGAGATCATGACAGCCTATGACTATGTAAACGATCAATACTTGCATTCAAACTTCCTTATAGACATCGATGCTCCCTTCATATGGCACGACTGCATCGTGCAATGGAACATTTATCCAGGAAGTTGCCCAAACAACACACTTTGCACATACGCTGTTTCTTGCGTAGATTATCAATGCACAACTTTTCGAACGTCTTACTCTTATAAGAATCCTTCTTGCCCTCTAGAAACCAACACTTCTTCGTTCCCTGGTTGGGGTGACTGTACATGCTCAGTCAACGTGTTTAACCCTGTGACTGGTTCGTGTAACCAAACCCTTATCAACTACGACGATTTCACAGTGAACGTAAGTGACGGTAGAAAAATCTTCAGTGGTTTATATGATGCACACCCTTATGCAGCATGCGCTCCTCATTCAACATTTGCATCATTTCCTTCAAATGTTTCTGGTGTCATGGCGTTTTCTTCCTCGCCTTACGCCTTCCCAGCTTACTTCTATCAACCCCTTAAAAAAACGTTAGCTCTCTGTCTTCCAAGCAAGCCGTCTGTCCCCGGGGTTCTATTCTTTGGAACCGGTCCTTATTACCTTCTTCCTCAATCAAACGTCGATGTAAGAAGTTATCTTTCTTATACTCCGTTGGTAACGCAGCCAGATTCTTTTGGATACTTTATCAGTGTCGATAGCATTGTAATTAAAAAGAGATCTATCAATGTTCCCGCAAACACAACTACCAAGCTTAGTACAACTGACCCTTACACGACACTTAGAACCGATATCTATAATGGTGTGGTTAGGAGGTTTACAAAGGTTACAAAACAATTACGTCCTGCAAAGCCAGTCAGCCCCTTCGGCCTTTGTTTCAGCACCTCCACTGCTGGTTTGAAAGTTCCTGATATCGATTTCAGCCTCCCGGATGGGAAGAAATGGACTGTATCCACTGCTAACTCTATTAAGCAGATTACAAACGAGGTGGCGTGTTTGGCGTTTGTTGACGGTGGTGCAACGAGTGAGCCTGCAATTGTGATCGGGACGTTTCAGTTTGGGGACAACTTTCTAGAGTTTGATTTAGAGAATTCGACTTTTGGGTTTAGTTCGTCGTTGCTAAGTAAGCAGACGTCTTGTGCAAACTTCAACTTTACACTTACCGACGGCCCTTAA
- the LOC110886409 gene encoding F-box/FBD/LRR-repeat protein At1g13570-like isoform X2, which produces MKAKRPTKTQRLSSTTINTLPQTIIENILCLLPIEEAAQTSILSREWRYKWTTIPKLEFGSSSVLEIRTQENQTSHVERARKIMERRRKLFNAIPRVLLMHQGPIHEFSIDSIANCDCFELDPIIFHLSRNHAVKKLKLAFDYMYPHKLPLCAFSLHHLRDLDLSYVDIDHQPIFSGFGSLRSLSLIKVKISTKALLHLLSNCPSLKRFTLLGSICDKDCTIIELFDCLHVIEDLTIYGDTPELIDEGIGNDNETWFGILEENSDVRLEHLKELEIHRFSNLRREMELVTVILARSPKLKKVIIHSLVEKDEESDMLKILLQASRASPVEIVVID; this is translated from the exons ATGAAAGCTAAACGTCCGACTAAAACTCAACGATTGTCGTCGACTACAATCAACACGCTTCCTCAAACCATAATAGAAaacatcctatgtcttttaccaattGAAGAGGCAGCACAGACAAGTATCCTCTCTAGGGAATGGAGGTACAAGTGGACCACAATTCCCAAACTTGAGTTTGGTTCGTCTAGTGTGCTTGAAATTAGAACTCAAGAGAATCAAACATCTCACGTAGAACGGGCAAGGAAAATTATGGAACGGAGGCGTAAACTTTTCAATGCTATACCCCGAGTTCTGTTAATGCACCAGGGTCCAATACACGAGTTCAGCATTGACTCGATTGCAAACTGTGACTGTTTTGAACTTGATCCAATAATATTTCATTTGTCTAGGAACCATGCTGTCAAGAAATTAAAACTAGCGTTTGATTATATGTATCCGC ataaGTTGCCCTTATGCGCCTTCTCTTTGCATCATTTAAGAGACCTAGATCTCAGTTATGTTGATATTGACCATCAACCAATATTCAGTGGATTTGGTAGCCTTAGAAGCTTATCCTTGATAAAAGTAAAGATCTCAACAAAAGCTCTTCTTCATCTTTTATCTAATTGTCCATCGCTTAAGAGGTTCACTTTG CTAGGATCTATCTGTGATAAAGATTGCACAATTATTGAGCTATTTGATTGTCTACATGTGATTGAAGATCTGACTATCTACGGGGACACTCCCGAACtg ATTGACGAGGGTATTGGTAATGACAATGAGACGTGGTTTGGTATATTGGAAGAAAATTCAGATGTTCGGTTGGAGCATCTGAAGGAATTGGAGATTCACCGTTTCAGCAACTTGAGGCGTGAGATGGAGCTTGTGACGGTTATCTTGGCAAGGTCACCCAAGCTGAAGAAGGTGATCATACATAGTTTGGTTGAAAAGGATGAAGAGTcggatatgttaaaaattctctTACAAGCCTCACGCGCATCACCTGTAGAAATCGTTGTGATAGATTAG
- the LOC110886409 gene encoding F-box/FBD/LRR-repeat protein At1g13570-like isoform X1, translated as MKAKRPTKTQRLSSTTINTLPQTIIENILCLLPIEEAAQTSILSREWRYKWTTIPKLEFGSSSVLEIRTQENQTSHVERARKIMERRRKLFNAIPRVLLMHQGPIHEFSIDSIANCDCFELDPIIFHLSRNHAVKKLKLAFDYMYPHKLPLCAFSLHHLRDLDLSYVDIDHQPIFSGFGSLRSLSLIKVKISTKALLHLLSNCPSLKRFTLLGSICDKDCTIIELFDCLHVIEDLTIYGDTPELLVLDSVPNELPTSLIHLKYFCFNEPYFGEDHGLIFLLILIKCSPNLEKIELDIDEGIGNDNETWFGILEENSDVRLEHLKELEIHRFSNLRREMELVTVILARSPKLKKVIIHSLVEKDEESDMLKILLQASRASPVEIVVID; from the exons ATGAAAGCTAAACGTCCGACTAAAACTCAACGATTGTCGTCGACTACAATCAACACGCTTCCTCAAACCATAATAGAAaacatcctatgtcttttaccaattGAAGAGGCAGCACAGACAAGTATCCTCTCTAGGGAATGGAGGTACAAGTGGACCACAATTCCCAAACTTGAGTTTGGTTCGTCTAGTGTGCTTGAAATTAGAACTCAAGAGAATCAAACATCTCACGTAGAACGGGCAAGGAAAATTATGGAACGGAGGCGTAAACTTTTCAATGCTATACCCCGAGTTCTGTTAATGCACCAGGGTCCAATACACGAGTTCAGCATTGACTCGATTGCAAACTGTGACTGTTTTGAACTTGATCCAATAATATTTCATTTGTCTAGGAACCATGCTGTCAAGAAATTAAAACTAGCGTTTGATTATATGTATCCGC ataaGTTGCCCTTATGCGCCTTCTCTTTGCATCATTTAAGAGACCTAGATCTCAGTTATGTTGATATTGACCATCAACCAATATTCAGTGGATTTGGTAGCCTTAGAAGCTTATCCTTGATAAAAGTAAAGATCTCAACAAAAGCTCTTCTTCATCTTTTATCTAATTGTCCATCGCTTAAGAGGTTCACTTTG CTAGGATCTATCTGTGATAAAGATTGCACAATTATTGAGCTATTTGATTGTCTACATGTGATTGAAGATCTGACTATCTACGGGGACACTCCCGAACtg CTTGTTCTAGACTCGGTTCCAAACGAGCTTCCAACCTCACTAATCCACCTCAAGTACTTTTGTTTTAACGAACCGTATTTCGGTGAAGACCATGGATTAATCTTTCTTCTTATTTTGATCAAATGTTCCCCTAACTTGGAGAAAATTGAGCTAGAC ATTGACGAGGGTATTGGTAATGACAATGAGACGTGGTTTGGTATATTGGAAGAAAATTCAGATGTTCGGTTGGAGCATCTGAAGGAATTGGAGATTCACCGTTTCAGCAACTTGAGGCGTGAGATGGAGCTTGTGACGGTTATCTTGGCAAGGTCACCCAAGCTGAAGAAGGTGATCATACATAGTTTGGTTGAAAAGGATGAAGAGTcggatatgttaaaaattctctTACAAGCCTCACGCGCATCACCTGTAGAAATCGTTGTGATAGATTAG